Within the Bacillus pumilus genome, the region CTATACAAAAAGTGAGGGCACATGATATGGAAATTCAAGCGATGGTCACAACAAATGAAAAAGATTTCGAGAAACAAACATTATTACTAGATGATCCAAAAGCAGATGAAGTGCTTGTCAAAATCGTTGCATCTGGCGTCTGTCATACTGATGCCACAGTATTAGATGGAACGCTCCCTGTACCACGTCCTGCTTTATTAGGACATGAAGGCTCTGGCATTGTCGTGAAAGCAGGTTCTAATGTCACAACTGTTCAAGAAGGAGACCACGTTGTACTAGGTTTCGCTTATTGTGGTCATTGTCATAATTGTCTAGATGGGAACGCTGGTGGATGTGAAAACATGATTCCACTGAATTTCTCTGGTCGTAATAAGCATAATGAAACGCCTATCCATACACATGATCATGAAGATGTATCACAATTTTTTGGTCAATCATCATTTGGTACATATGCAACGGTTGATGAAAAAAATGTAGTGAAAGTAGACAAAGAAACCGATTTGCGTTATTTAGGACCATTTGGCTGCGGCTTAATGACTGGGAGCGGTACTGTCTTAAATTCACTTGCCCCAGCACCAGGAACAAGCTTTGTTGTTTTCGGTACAGGCGCTGTTGGGTTAAGTGGATTAATGGCAGCAAAAATTGCAGGCTGTGATCCGATTATTGCCGTTGATATTCATGATAGCCGCCTTGAGTTAGCAAAAGAATTAGGTGCAACACATATCATCAACAGTAAACATGAGAATCCAGCTGAAAAAATTAAGGAAATAATAGAAGGAAAAGGGGCACATTACTCATTTGAAACAACTGGAGTACCAGAAGTCACTCTAGCAGCTCTCCATTGCCTGCGTGTCAAAGGGACTTGTGCAACAGTAGCCGTAGGGAAGCGCGATTTAACATTTAATGTAACAAATGATCTAATGCTCAATGCGCTCACATTAAAAGGTGTGATAGAAGGGGATGCCGTTCCACAACTATTTATTCCTAAACTAGTGAAGTTCTTTAAAAATGGACAATTCCCAGTTGAGAAACTAGCAAAATTCTACGAATTGGAAGATATTGAACAAGCCTTTGAAGATTCTAAAAATGGATCTACGATTAAACCCATTCTTATTTTAGATAAAGAGTATCGTGCTTAATTCTTGAAAGTTAGCCCCCTTGCCATGTAAAGGGGGCTATTCGGATTTTCATTTACGGTCCGTTTTAGAAACAAATTGAACTCACACATACATCACCGGCGTCGATATTTTAATAATCTTCCCGCCT harbors:
- a CDS encoding NAD(P)-dependent alcohol dehydrogenase, whose protein sequence is MEIQAMVTTNEKDFEKQTLLLDDPKADEVLVKIVASGVCHTDATVLDGTLPVPRPALLGHEGSGIVVKAGSNVTTVQEGDHVVLGFAYCGHCHNCLDGNAGGCENMIPLNFSGRNKHNETPIHTHDHEDVSQFFGQSSFGTYATVDEKNVVKVDKETDLRYLGPFGCGLMTGSGTVLNSLAPAPGTSFVVFGTGAVGLSGLMAAKIAGCDPIIAVDIHDSRLELAKELGATHIINSKHENPAEKIKEIIEGKGAHYSFETTGVPEVTLAALHCLRVKGTCATVAVGKRDLTFNVTNDLMLNALTLKGVIEGDAVPQLFIPKLVKFFKNGQFPVEKLAKFYELEDIEQAFEDSKNGSTIKPILILDKEYRA